One segment of Mus caroli chromosome 6, CAROLI_EIJ_v1.1, whole genome shotgun sequence DNA contains the following:
- the Figla gene encoding factor in the germline alpha has protein sequence MDTAPASPEPFLVTPQAEVLEELIQAQMGPLPRLAAICRLKRLPSGGYSTTDDXHLVLERRRVANAKERERVRTQGHLIATAMLVGARYPTTKQSPEEQTHSGRPSDPHVSSTRELLGNATQPTSCASGLKKEEEGPWAYAGHSEPLYSYHQSTVPETRSYFTH, from the exons ATGGATACGGCACCTGCATCCCCAGAGCCCTTCCTGGTCACTCCGCAGGCCgaggtgctggaggagctgattCAGGCCCAGATGGGGCCCCTGCCCCGGCTCGCCGCCATCTGTAGGCTCAAGCGCCTGCCCTCAGGTGGCTACTCCACCACGGACGACNTGCATCTGGTGTTGGAGCGCAGGCGTGTGGCCAACGCCAAAGAGCGTGAGCGGGTGAGGACCCAGGGCCACCTTATTGCCACTGCCATGCTCGTGGGTGCTCGATATCCGACAACT AAACAAAGCCCTGAGGAGCAGACCCACAGTGGCAGACCCTCTGACCCTCATGTGTCCTCGACTAGAGAGCTCTTGGGAAATGCTACCCAACCTACCAGCTGTGCGAGTGGcttgaagaaagaagaggaggggccTTGGGCGTATGCTGGCCATAGTGAGCCATTGTACAGCTACCATCAGAGCACAGTACCCGAGACTAGGAGTTACTTCACTCATTAG